In one window of uncultured Draconibacterium sp. DNA:
- a CDS encoding helix-turn-helix transcriptional regulator has protein sequence MKSKPISKDHIKQLEIFGMFFRELRLGQGLTQEELCCNTNVHRRTIQRLERGENVTILSVIEIAETLDIDFLKEFIGN, from the coding sequence GTGAAATCAAAACCAATTAGTAAAGACCATATAAAACAACTTGAGATATTTGGCATGTTTTTTCGTGAACTTCGTTTAGGTCAGGGATTAACTCAAGAAGAACTATGTTGTAACACCAATGTACATAGAAGAACAATTCAACGTTTGGAACGTGGAGAAAATGTAACAATATTATCTGTTATCGAAATTGCAGAAACATTGGATATCGATTTTTTAAAGGAATTTATTGGTAACTAA
- a CDS encoding recombinase family protein, whose product MEAIIWSRVSSKSQDNQRQVSNLKQVASEKGWTVKRVFEEKISGTVKSTDRKEFNKILEYTEQKKIKLVLISEISRIGRKVVDVLNVVDNFHRKGIAIYVQQFNMVSMENGKENSMVMLLLQMMSIGAEMENNLRKIRQSEGIALAKLQQKYTGRAIGSKANKENQLTKYADVVDLLEKSDLSIRRISSITGRSINTVRKVKQLLVA is encoded by the coding sequence ATGGAAGCAATAATCTGGTCAAGAGTAAGCAGCAAATCACAAGACAACCAAAGACAAGTATCAAACCTAAAACAGGTCGCCTCTGAAAAAGGTTGGACAGTTAAAAGGGTATTTGAAGAAAAGATTTCTGGTACAGTTAAATCAACTGATAGAAAAGAATTCAATAAAATATTAGAATACACTGAACAGAAAAAAATTAAACTGGTACTTATAAGTGAAATCAGTCGTATCGGCAGAAAAGTTGTGGATGTATTGAATGTTGTAGATAATTTTCATCGAAAAGGTATTGCTATATACGTTCAGCAGTTTAATATGGTCTCGATGGAGAATGGTAAAGAGAATTCAATGGTAATGCTCTTACTCCAGATGATGAGCATTGGTGCGGAGATGGAGAACAATCTAAGAAAAATCCGCCAATCCGAAGGGATAGCACTCGCCAAACTTCAACAGAAATATACTGGACGAGCAATTGGAAGCAAAGCAAACAAAGAGAACCAGTTAACGAAATATGCAGATGTGGTTGATTTATTGGAAAAAAGTGATTTAAGTATCAGGCGTATATCCAGCATCACAGGAAGAAGCATCAACACTGTTCGTAAGGTTAAACAACTGCTGGTTGCTTGA
- a CDS encoding reverse transcriptase family protein, whose product MTFSQDLYSEKARSYGHTEEFISLTVDYAENLLAKNLPVIFSTEHLALLLNLEIEELKYIIEKREEHYKFYQIKKRNGKGFRQIIAPHNNLREIQQFINVEILNKIEIHNQAKGFIKGKSILDNAKPHENKHAILNIDLLKFFDSISERRVYGIFKSMGYSTNLCVDLAKLTTVRLPDKYFETFTQKELKSYKDLVPKNSSVLPQGAPTSPMISNLVLRRLDNRLNKLAKKQNVEYTRYADDITFSGEISELPQIKLLRHIIRDEGFCINWGKVGIYKKGRTQMVTGLTVSNGTHIHRNFKKEVKKHIYGCINFGVENHLKFLNIDDKKFYKEWLLGKIYFIKAIEPHDAQRMLSDFNKIIWLT is encoded by the coding sequence ATGACTTTTTCCCAAGATTTATATAGTGAGAAAGCAAGAAGTTATGGACATACGGAAGAGTTCATTAGTTTAACTGTTGATTATGCGGAAAACCTTTTGGCAAAAAATCTGCCAGTGATATTCTCCACAGAACATTTAGCTTTATTATTGAATTTGGAGATTGAAGAATTAAAATACATAATTGAAAAGAGAGAAGAACATTATAAATTTTATCAGATAAAGAAAAGAAATGGGAAAGGATTTCGTCAAATAATAGCTCCACATAATAATCTCAGGGAAATACAGCAATTTATAAATGTTGAAATACTAAATAAAATTGAGATACATAATCAGGCAAAAGGTTTTATAAAAGGTAAATCAATATTAGATAATGCTAAACCTCATGAAAATAAACATGCAATTCTAAATATTGATTTATTGAAGTTCTTCGATAGTATTTCAGAAAGAAGAGTATATGGGATTTTCAAATCGATGGGATATTCAACAAATCTATGTGTCGATTTAGCAAAATTAACCACAGTTAGGCTTCCAGATAAGTATTTTGAAACCTTTACTCAAAAAGAACTTAAATCATATAAAGATTTAGTTCCAAAAAATTCAAGTGTTCTCCCGCAAGGTGCACCAACAAGTCCAATGATTTCAAATCTTGTATTAAGACGATTAGATAATAGATTGAATAAATTAGCAAAAAAGCAAAATGTGGAATATACGAGATATGCAGATGACATAACTTTTTCTGGAGAGATTTCAGAATTACCACAAATCAAATTACTAAGACATATTATTAGAGATGAAGGCTTTTGTATTAATTGGGGGAAAGTTGGGATTTATAAAAAAGGAAGAACTCAAATGGTGACTGGTCTTACTGTTTCTAATGGTACGCATATTCATCGTAATTTCAAAAAGGAAGTTAAGAAGCATATCTATGGTTGTATAAATTTCGGTGTTGAAAACCACTTGAAATTTTTAAATATTGACGATAAAAAGTTCTATAAAGAGTGGCTTCTTGGGAAAATTTATTTTATAAAAGCAATAGAACCTCATGATGCACAAAGAATGCTAAGTGACTTTAATAAAATAATATGGTTGACATAA